The following coding sequences are from one Octopus bimaculoides isolate UCB-OBI-ISO-001 chromosome 3, ASM119413v2, whole genome shotgun sequence window:
- the LOC106867218 gene encoding zinc finger protein 626, protein MERLTGLICSHRRHPILFADPSIPFQFYLDQIGSPSLYIPKYHYETSPAVFSTYKPSTMLFSPASHSISALSSNSVITSKTKLTTEEEKLQTTTSSVITKSKSKPRWRVDLKKYRCDLCSQCFSRSNTLVTHRRIHTGEKPFKCDKCGRHFRQHGNLTRHKLTHTSIKPFACHICNRAFNRRSNLKTHSKIHRQQT, encoded by the exons TTTAACCGGATTAATCTGCAGTCACCGACGTCACCCTATCCTGTTTGCCGACCCTTCAATCCCGTTTCAATTCTATCTCGATCAAATTGGTTCACCGTCTTTATATATTCCTAAATACCATTACGAAACATCGCCAGCTGTTTTTTCAACTTACAAACCATCTACAATGCTATTCAGTCCTGCTTCACATTCCATATCTGCACTTTCCTCTAACTCAGTGATTACAAGCAAGACAAAACTTACTACAGAAGAAGAGAAGTTGCAAACGACGACATCCTCTGtaattacaaaatcaaaaagtAAACCAAGATGGCGAGTTGACTTGAAGAAATATAGATGTGATCTGTGTAGTCAGTGCTTTTCACGAAGTAACACTTTAGTTACTCACAGG cgtattcatacaggcgaAAAACCATTCAAATGTGACAAATGTGGCCGTCATTTCCGGCAGCATGGCAACCTGACACGTCACAAGCTTACACACACCAGTATCAAACCTTTTGCATGTCACATATGTAACCGGGCATTTAATCGAAGATCAAATTTAAAGACGCATTCTAAGATACATCGCCAACAAACTTAA